In Plantibacter sp. PA-3-X8, one DNA window encodes the following:
- a CDS encoding ABC transporter ATP-binding protein, whose translation MKTDSPTTRLAGTALRVGYDQRTIIHELDIAIPDDSFTVIVGPNACGKSTLLRALARLLKPTQGQVVLDGQEITRYPSKEVAKRIGLLPQTSIAPDGISVIDLVSRGRYPHQSILRRWSAADEAAVLAAMEATNVTELSGRLVDELSGGQRQRVWVAMALAQETPLLLLDEPTTFLDITHQVELLDLFTRLNQEGGRTLVAVLHDLNQAARYATHLIAMRDGHVVAQGAPADIVTAELVEEVFGLRCRIIDDPESHTPLVIPLMGAH comes from the coding sequence ATGAAGACCGACAGCCCCACCACCAGACTCGCCGGAACAGCTCTCCGCGTCGGCTACGACCAGCGGACCATCATCCACGAGCTGGACATCGCGATCCCCGACGACTCGTTCACGGTCATCGTCGGCCCGAACGCCTGCGGCAAGTCGACGCTCCTGCGTGCCCTCGCCCGGCTGCTGAAACCGACGCAGGGACAGGTCGTGCTCGACGGTCAGGAGATCACGCGGTACCCGTCGAAGGAGGTCGCGAAGCGCATCGGGCTGCTGCCGCAGACCTCGATCGCTCCGGACGGCATCTCCGTGATCGACCTCGTGTCGCGTGGCCGATACCCGCACCAGTCGATCCTCCGACGCTGGTCGGCGGCCGATGAGGCGGCGGTGCTCGCGGCGATGGAGGCGACGAACGTCACCGAGCTGTCCGGTCGCCTCGTCGACGAACTGTCCGGCGGCCAGCGCCAGCGCGTGTGGGTGGCGATGGCCCTCGCTCAGGAGACGCCGCTGCTGCTGCTCGACGAGCCGACGACCTTCCTCGACATCACGCATCAGGTGGAGCTGCTCGACCTCTTCACCCGGCTGAACCAGGAGGGTGGCCGCACCCTCGTCGCGGTCCTGCACGACCTCAACCAGGCTGCGCGATACGCGACGCACCTGATCGCGATGCGCGACGGTCACGTGGTCGCGCAGGGTGCGCCGGCGGACATCGTGACGGCCGAACTCGTCGAGGAGGTCTTCGGGCTCCGCTGCCGGATCATCGACGATCCCGAGTCGCACACGCCGCTCGTCATCCCGCTGATGGGCGCGCACTGA